The Desulfuromonas acetoxidans DSM 684 genome contains a region encoding:
- the nusG gene encoding transcription termination/antitermination protein NusG encodes MAMQWYGVHTYSGFENKVKLNLEERIKMLGAEDLFGEVLVPSEVVVELKNGERKTSTRKFFPGYILVQMELNNETWHIVKDTAKVTGFVGGGTTPPPIPDAEVEKITARMEEGAERPKPKVQYEVGETVRVVDGPFLNFTGIVEDVKPDKGKLKVMVSIFGRVTPVELDFIQVEKTS; translated from the coding sequence ATGGCGATGCAGTGGTATGGCGTACATACATATTCAGGGTTTGAAAATAAAGTAAAGCTGAACCTTGAAGAGCGAATTAAGATGTTGGGAGCTGAGGACCTTTTTGGTGAGGTTCTGGTTCCGTCCGAAGTGGTCGTTGAGCTAAAGAATGGCGAGCGTAAGACTTCCACGCGGAAGTTTTTCCCTGGCTATATTTTAGTTCAGATGGAATTGAATAATGAGACGTGGCATATCGTCAAGGACACAGCCAAGGTAACTGGTTTTGTCGGTGGCGGTACAACACCTCCTCCTATCCCTGATGCCGAAGTAGAAAAGATCACGGCGCGCATGGAAGAGGGAGCTGAGCGTCCCAAGCCAAAAGTTCAGTACGAAGTTGGTGAAACGGTTCGGGTTGTTGATGGTCCGTTTCTCAATTTTACCGGTATTGTCGAAGATGTTAAGCCTGACAAGGGCAAGCTCAAGGTCATGGTAAGTATATTTGGCCGTGTTACCCCTGTTGAGCTGGATTTTATACAGGTTGAAAAGACCAGTTAG
- the rplJ gene encoding 50S ribosomal protein L10: MATDNKVQLVEEFAAKLATAKAAFVADYRGLNVDEVNELRGKLRGAGVEYRVVKNTLLRLAAKGTDFECLGDYLQGPTAIAIAQEDPVAPAKVLAEYAKDSKFFELKTAVLEGKILSEGEVKALAELPSREVLLGKMLGSINAPVSNFVGVLAAVPRSLVQVLGAIRDQKAA; encoded by the coding sequence ATGGCTACAGATAATAAAGTACAACTTGTTGAAGAGTTCGCTGCCAAACTGGCCACGGCAAAAGCTGCGTTTGTTGCTGATTATCGTGGATTGAATGTCGACGAAGTTAACGAGTTGCGTGGTAAGCTTCGTGGTGCTGGTGTTGAGTATCGCGTTGTAAAAAATACCCTGCTTCGTCTGGCTGCTAAGGGAACCGATTTTGAGTGTCTGGGTGACTATCTTCAAGGTCCGACTGCAATTGCAATCGCCCAGGAAGATCCGGTTGCACCGGCAAAAGTTCTGGCTGAATATGCCAAAGACAGTAAGTTCTTTGAGCTGAAAACAGCAGTTCTTGAAGGTAAAATCCTTAGTGAAGGCGAAGTGAAAGCATTGGCTGAACTGCCGAGCCGCGAGGTTCTGTTGGGCAAAATGCTTGGATCGATCAATGCGCCGGTATCCAACTTTGTTGGTGTTCTGGCTGCAGTGCCACGTTCTCTGGTTCAGGTGCTTGGCGCCATCAGAGATCAGAAGGCTGCATAA
- the rpoB gene encoding DNA-directed RNA polymerase subunit beta, with the protein MAYSIANNQLLRKHFSEIQRIIEIPNLIDIQKNSYKRFLQADLPASARQNIGLEAVFRSVFPIRDFSETCSLEYVSYVLEVPKYDVEECHQRGMTFAAPVKVRVRLVSWDVDKDTGVQSIRDIKEQEVYFGEIPLMTENGTFIINGTERVIVSQLHRSPGVFYDHDKGKTHSSGKLLYNARVIPYRGSWLDFDFDHKDILYVRIDRRRKLPATVLLQALGYSAEELLKYYYDTETLQINAEGYTKTVNLDLLAGQRTVLDVVAPNGDVLVKANRKFTKAAIRKISESGLETIAIDESEVLGKVVATDVVDTETGEVLIECNQELTETGIQLLREKGITSVDVLFIDNLYVGPYLRDTLLQDTVNNPEDAMIEIYRRLRPGDPPTVRSATALFEGLFFNSERYDLSVVGRLKLNYKLGVETPLEHRTLTKEDILEVVRYLIDLRNGKGHVDDIDHLGNRRVRAVGELLENQYRVGLVRMERAIKERMSLQEVDSLMPHDLINSKPVSAVVKEFFGSSQLSQFMDQTNPLSEITHKRRLSALGPGGLTRERAGFEVRDVHPTHYGRVCPIETPEGPNIGLIASLSTYARINEHGFVETPYRLVQDGRVTSEIKYFSALEEEGHAIAQANAELDDDGCFVNEVINARQSGEFMMLRREDIQLMDVSPKQLVSVAAALIPFLENDDANRALMGSNMQRQAVPLLRADAPLVGTGMERIVAHDSGAAVVARHDGVVESVDASRIVVRIDEGQDDETGTGVDIYNLIKFIRSNQNTCLNQKPIVEVGDHVERGAIIADGPSTQWGELGLGQNVLVAFMPWEGYNFEDSILISEKLVKEDRYTSIHIEEFECVARDTKLGKEEITDDIPNLGDDALKDLDESGIIRIGAEVKPGDILVGKITPKGETQLSPEEKLLRAIFGEKAGDVRDTSLRVPPGVEGVVIGARVFSRKGSDKDSRTEKIEQHEIDKLLKDQNDEIRIIRESARHKLTDLLCGNKLAASVTDDDGKVLLKKNSVLEADQLEALSVARFQEISLVDGEAIEDRVAELMRGLADREELIKRVFSDKIDKIKRGDDLPPGVIKMVKIYIAIKRKLSVGDKMAGRHGNKGVLSRILPVEDMPYSEDGTPVEIVLNPLGVPSRMNVGQILEIHLGLAARGLGNQIQEVLDRQHTHNELREKIKDVYDDQELNPFLDDLSEMDVNKLAKRLAPGIPMATPVFEGVSESMIKEQITRSGFSPSGQMTLYNGKTGEAFKEKVTVGIMYMLKLHHLVDDKIHARSIGPYSLVTQQPLGGKAQFGGQRLGEMEVWAMEAYGASHALQEFLTVKSDDVAGRTRMYEAIVKGRHTLEAGLPESFNVLIKELQSLCLDVELLEDEEK; encoded by the coding sequence ATGGCTTATTCGATCGCGAATAACCAGTTATTGCGCAAGCATTTTTCTGAAATTCAGCGAATTATCGAAATTCCCAATCTCATCGATATTCAGAAAAACTCGTATAAACGCTTTCTTCAGGCGGACCTGCCTGCTTCTGCCCGTCAGAATATCGGTCTTGAAGCGGTTTTTCGCTCCGTTTTTCCCATCCGCGACTTCAGTGAAACATGTTCATTGGAATATGTCTCTTATGTGCTGGAAGTCCCTAAATACGATGTCGAAGAGTGCCATCAGCGTGGTATGACCTTTGCCGCTCCGGTAAAAGTCCGTGTTCGTCTTGTTTCATGGGACGTGGACAAGGATACCGGTGTGCAGTCTATTCGCGATATCAAGGAACAAGAAGTTTACTTCGGTGAAATTCCTTTGATGACTGAAAACGGCACCTTTATCATAAATGGCACCGAGCGGGTTATTGTCAGTCAGCTGCATCGCTCCCCCGGTGTTTTCTACGATCACGACAAAGGTAAAACCCATTCGAGTGGCAAGCTGCTTTATAATGCTCGGGTGATTCCTTATCGTGGTTCGTGGCTCGATTTCGATTTTGACCATAAAGATATCCTCTATGTGCGCATTGACCGTCGGCGTAAGTTGCCGGCAACCGTGCTGTTGCAAGCATTGGGTTACAGCGCTGAGGAGCTTTTAAAATATTATTACGACACCGAGACGTTGCAGATTAATGCTGAGGGCTACACCAAGACGGTTAATCTTGATCTGCTCGCCGGTCAACGTACCGTTCTTGATGTTGTCGCTCCGAATGGCGATGTTCTGGTTAAGGCCAATCGCAAATTCACCAAAGCAGCAATTCGTAAGATTTCTGAAAGCGGTCTTGAGACGATTGCGATTGATGAGAGTGAGGTTCTCGGTAAGGTTGTTGCGACTGATGTGGTCGACACTGAAACCGGTGAAGTTCTCATTGAGTGTAATCAGGAACTGACCGAAACCGGTATTCAGTTGCTGCGTGAAAAAGGGATTACCTCTGTTGACGTCCTGTTTATTGATAACCTGTATGTCGGTCCGTATCTGCGTGATACGCTGCTGCAGGATACCGTCAACAATCCAGAAGATGCGATGATTGAAATCTATCGTCGTCTACGTCCTGGCGATCCGCCGACGGTTCGCAGTGCGACGGCGCTGTTTGAAGGGTTGTTCTTCAATTCTGAACGCTATGATCTGTCCGTTGTCGGCCGTTTGAAATTAAACTATAAGCTTGGTGTGGAAACGCCGCTTGAACACCGGACTCTGACCAAGGAAGATATCCTTGAAGTCGTCCGCTATCTGATCGATTTGCGCAATGGTAAAGGTCATGTCGATGATATTGACCACTTGGGCAATCGTCGTGTTCGTGCTGTTGGCGAATTGCTTGAGAATCAGTACCGTGTTGGTTTGGTACGGATGGAGCGTGCAATCAAGGAGCGCATGAGTCTGCAGGAAGTGGACAGCTTGATGCCGCACGACCTGATCAATTCCAAGCCGGTGTCTGCTGTGGTTAAGGAGTTCTTCGGTTCGTCACAGCTTTCCCAGTTTATGGATCAGACCAACCCGCTGTCTGAAATCACCCATAAACGCCGTCTTTCAGCTCTCGGACCCGGCGGTTTGACTCGCGAGCGCGCCGGTTTTGAGGTACGTGACGTTCACCCGACTCACTATGGCCGTGTCTGTCCGATCGAAACACCTGAGGGGCCGAATATCGGTTTGATTGCATCACTGTCAACCTATGCCCGCATCAATGAGCACGGCTTTGTTGAGACGCCGTATCGTTTGGTTCAGGATGGTCGTGTCACCAGCGAGATTAAATATTTCTCCGCGTTGGAGGAAGAGGGGCATGCGATTGCTCAGGCTAATGCTGAGCTGGATGATGATGGGTGCTTTGTCAATGAAGTGATCAATGCACGACAAAGCGGCGAGTTCATGATGTTGCGTCGCGAAGATATTCAGCTGATGGATGTTTCTCCCAAGCAGCTGGTGTCAGTTGCCGCAGCACTGATTCCTTTCTTGGAGAATGATGACGCCAACCGTGCCTTGATGGGATCGAACATGCAGCGTCAAGCTGTTCCGCTGCTGCGTGCTGATGCACCTCTTGTCGGTACCGGCATGGAGCGCATTGTCGCCCACGACTCCGGTGCTGCCGTTGTTGCCCGCCATGACGGTGTGGTTGAGTCTGTCGATGCCTCACGTATTGTGGTGCGCATTGATGAAGGACAGGACGATGAAACGGGAACCGGGGTTGATATTTACAACCTGATCAAGTTTATCCGTTCCAACCAGAATACCTGCCTGAATCAGAAGCCGATTGTTGAGGTTGGCGACCATGTTGAGCGCGGTGCGATTATCGCGGATGGCCCTTCTACGCAGTGGGGTGAATTGGGTCTGGGGCAAAATGTCCTGGTCGCCTTTATGCCTTGGGAAGGTTACAACTTTGAGGACTCCATCCTGATTTCCGAGAAACTGGTTAAGGAAGACCGTTATACCTCGATTCACATTGAGGAGTTTGAGTGCGTTGCTCGCGATACCAAGCTCGGCAAGGAAGAGATTACTGACGATATTCCAAACCTTGGCGATGATGCACTGAAGGATCTTGATGAGAGTGGCATTATCCGCATCGGTGCTGAAGTCAAGCCGGGCGATATTCTGGTAGGTAAGATCACGCCTAAAGGTGAAACGCAGTTGTCTCCCGAAGAAAAGTTGCTCCGTGCCATCTTTGGCGAGAAAGCCGGCGATGTTCGCGACACGTCACTTCGGGTTCCACCTGGCGTGGAAGGGGTTGTTATCGGCGCTCGTGTGTTCTCACGCAAAGGCTCTGATAAAGACAGCCGTACCGAAAAGATTGAGCAGCATGAAATTGATAAATTGCTCAAAGACCAGAATGATGAAATTCGTATTATTCGTGAATCCGCCCGCCACAAGCTGACTGATCTTCTTTGCGGCAATAAGCTGGCGGCATCAGTCACGGACGATGACGGTAAAGTTCTGCTGAAGAAAAACAGCGTACTTGAGGCTGATCAGCTTGAAGCGCTTTCTGTTGCGCGTTTCCAGGAGATTTCTCTGGTTGATGGTGAAGCGATCGAGGATCGTGTCGCTGAGCTGATGCGTGGTCTGGCTGATCGCGAAGAGCTGATCAAGCGGGTTTTTTCAGACAAAATCGATAAGATTAAGCGCGGCGATGATCTGCCTCCTGGCGTAATTAAGATGGTTAAGATTTATATTGCCATCAAGCGTAAGTTGTCGGTGGGTGATAAAATGGCCGGACGTCACGGTAACAAAGGTGTTCTGTCACGGATTTTGCCTGTCGAAGATATGCCCTACTCGGAAGACGGTACGCCGGTTGAGATTGTTCTGAACCCGTTGGGTGTTCCTTCTCGTATGAATGTCGGGCAGATTCTTGAGATCCATCTGGGTCTGGCTGCGCGTGGTTTGGGTAATCAGATCCAGGAAGTTCTGGATCGCCAACACACGCACAATGAGCTGCGCGAGAAGATCAAGGATGTTTATGATGATCAGGAATTGAATCCATTCCTTGACGACTTGTCAGAAATGGATGTCAACAAACTGGCTAAGCGTCTGGCGCCGGGAATTCCTATGGCGACACCTGTCTTTGAGGGTGTCAGCGAGTCCATGATTAAAGAACAGATTACCCGTTCCGGATTCTCTCCGTCGGGGCAAATGACACTGTATAATGGTAAGACGGGTGAAGCATTCAAAGAAAAAGTCACCGTTGGTATCATGTACATGTTGAAATTGCACCACTTGGTTGATGATAAAATCCATGCACGGAGTATCGGTCCTTACAGTCTGGTGACCCAGCAACCGTTGGGCGGTAAAGCCCAATTCGGTGGACAGCGTTTGGGTGAGATGGAGGTTTGGGCCATGGAAGCCTATGGTGCGTCGCACGCTCTGCAAGAATTCCTGACGGTCAAATCCGACGATGTCGCCGGCCGGACACGCATGTATGAAGCGATTGTTAAAGGTCGTCATACCCTGGAAGCAGGGCTGCCGGAGTCGTTTAACGTTCTGATCAAAGAGCTGCAGTCCTTGTGCCTCGATGTGGAACTGTTGGAAGACGAAGAAAAGTAA
- the rpoC gene encoding DNA-directed RNA polymerase subunit beta', which produces MEDIFSLFERPKDPLSFDTIRLSLSSPETIRERSFGEVKKPETINYRTFKPERDGLFCAKIFGPVKDYECNCGKYKRMKHRGIVCEKCGVEVIPSKVRRERLAHIDLACPVAHIWFLKSLPSRIGTLLDMTLKELEKVLYFEAYVVLDKGDSQLEVGQILTEDKYRELMDEFAGQFTASMGAEAVRELLAALDLEEIAEELRVEMRESSSEAKRKKVAKRLKVINAFTRSGNRPEWMILETIPVLPPELRPLVPLDGGRFATSDLNDLYRRVINRNNRLKRLMELRAPEVIIRNEKRMLQEAVDALFDNGRRGRAITGPNKRPLKSLSDMLKGKGGRFRQNLLGKRVDYSGRSVIVVGPELKLHQCGLPKKMALELFKPFIYNKLEERGFCTTIKSAKKLVEKEKGEVWDVLEEVIKEHPVMLNRAPTLHRLGIQAFEPVLVEGKAIQLHPLVCTAFNADFDGDQMAVHLPLSIESQIEARVLMMSTNNILSPANGKPIIVPSQDMILGIYYMSRIRPFVLGSGKIFASESEVRIAYDSGEVDLQAGVKVRMCRADGTDPELIETSVGRVLLREVVPRVIPFDYINKVMTKKQVAELVDASFRLAGNKETVILADRLKQTGYRFSTIAGISICLDNMVVPESKQDYIDAAVAEVTEIQNQYTEGLITDGERYNKVVDIWAKCTEDIASTMLGDLSVDRFESESGETVEASSFNAIHMMADSGARGSAQQIRQLAGMRGLMAKPSGEIIETPITANFREGLTVLQYFISTHGARKGLADTALKTANSGYLTRRLVDVAQDAIITEKDCGTIDGILVSSLTEGGEVIESLGDRILGRAALEDVCDPVTGDVIVAANQEIDEVLVNKIEQAGIEKLYIRSVLTCKSRHGICATCYGRDLARGHMVNLGEAVGVIAAQSIGEPGTQLTMRTFHIGGTASRRAEQTSLEARFDGELQFSNLKTVVDREGHHVVMSRNGEIVIVDETGRERERHALVYGSRVMFDPGTKITAGALLAEWDPYTMPILTEVGGRVHFGDVISGVTMDEKVDDVTGLSRKVIIESKATDKRPRLTLKDEEGRSVKLPNGLAARYMLPVGANIIIPEDELVQAGDVLAKIPRETTKTKDITGGLPRVAELFEARKPKEFAVLTEIDGVVTFGKDSKGKRKVVVTPEVGEPIEYLIPKGKHINVHEGDNVLAGEPLMDGPRNPHDILRVLGEKELAKYLVDEVQEVYRLQGVAINDKHIETIVRQMLRRVRIIEVGDTDFLLDDQVSRVDFEIENDRIMEQDGQPAVGEPIMLGITKASLSTESFISAASFQETTKVLTQASIEGKVDHLRGLKENVIMGRLIPAGTGIVKYRSATLMTPEPEEEVVNAEEEETDDAVTAEEVSE; this is translated from the coding sequence TTGGAAGATATTTTCAGCTTATTTGAGCGCCCCAAAGATCCGTTGAGTTTTGACACTATCCGTTTGTCGTTGTCTTCCCCGGAGACGATTCGCGAACGGTCCTTTGGTGAGGTGAAGAAGCCGGAGACGATTAATTATCGGACCTTTAAGCCGGAACGCGATGGTCTGTTCTGCGCTAAAATCTTTGGTCCGGTCAAAGACTACGAGTGTAATTGCGGTAAATATAAGCGCATGAAACACCGCGGCATTGTCTGTGAGAAGTGCGGTGTCGAGGTCATTCCGAGCAAGGTGCGTCGTGAGCGTCTGGCGCATATTGATCTCGCTTGTCCTGTTGCGCATATCTGGTTTTTGAAGTCGTTGCCGTCACGGATCGGTACTCTGCTAGACATGACTTTGAAGGAACTGGAAAAGGTTCTATATTTCGAGGCCTACGTTGTTCTTGATAAGGGTGACAGTCAGCTCGAAGTTGGTCAGATACTCACGGAAGACAAGTATCGTGAGCTGATGGATGAGTTTGCAGGTCAATTTACAGCCAGCATGGGTGCTGAAGCGGTTCGTGAGCTGTTAGCAGCATTGGACCTTGAAGAGATCGCTGAAGAGTTGCGTGTCGAGATGCGTGAGTCGTCCAGTGAGGCCAAACGTAAAAAAGTGGCCAAGCGTCTCAAAGTTATCAATGCGTTTACCCGTAGTGGCAATCGTCCTGAGTGGATGATTCTCGAAACGATCCCGGTGCTGCCGCCAGAGCTACGCCCGCTGGTGCCTTTGGATGGCGGACGTTTTGCAACCTCAGACCTTAATGACCTGTATCGACGGGTGATTAATCGTAATAACCGCTTGAAGCGTTTAATGGAGCTGCGTGCTCCTGAAGTTATTATCCGTAATGAAAAACGGATGTTGCAGGAGGCGGTTGACGCTCTGTTTGACAACGGTCGCCGTGGTCGGGCCATTACCGGCCCCAACAAACGTCCGCTCAAGTCGCTCTCCGATATGCTCAAAGGTAAAGGTGGTCGTTTCCGTCAGAATCTGCTGGGTAAGCGTGTGGATTACTCCGGACGTTCAGTTATCGTTGTTGGCCCTGAGCTAAAGCTGCACCAATGTGGTTTACCAAAGAAAATGGCCTTGGAGCTGTTCAAGCCGTTTATCTACAACAAGCTTGAAGAGCGTGGTTTCTGTACCACAATCAAGAGTGCCAAAAAGCTGGTTGAGAAAGAGAAGGGTGAGGTCTGGGACGTTCTTGAAGAGGTCATTAAAGAGCACCCGGTTATGTTGAACCGTGCTCCGACCTTGCACCGCCTCGGCATCCAGGCCTTCGAGCCTGTTCTGGTCGAAGGCAAGGCGATTCAGTTGCACCCGCTGGTCTGTACCGCATTTAACGCTGACTTTGACGGTGACCAGATGGCGGTTCACCTGCCGTTGTCCATCGAGAGTCAGATCGAAGCGCGCGTTTTGATGATGTCGACCAACAATATCCTGTCACCTGCGAACGGTAAGCCGATTATCGTACCGTCACAGGACATGATCCTCGGCATCTATTACATGTCGCGAATTCGTCCTTTTGTTCTGGGCTCCGGAAAGATTTTTGCCTCAGAGAGTGAAGTGCGTATTGCTTATGATTCCGGTGAGGTCGATCTCCAGGCTGGAGTAAAAGTGCGGATGTGTCGTGCTGACGGTACGGATCCTGAGTTGATTGAAACATCTGTTGGTCGTGTGCTGTTGCGCGAAGTTGTGCCTCGGGTGATCCCTTTCGATTACATTAATAAGGTCATGACCAAGAAGCAGGTGGCTGAGCTTGTTGATGCAAGCTTCCGCCTCGCTGGCAATAAGGAAACCGTTATCCTGGCGGACCGTCTTAAGCAGACCGGTTACCGTTTCTCGACAATTGCGGGTATCTCCATCTGTCTCGACAATATGGTGGTTCCTGAATCAAAGCAGGATTACATTGATGCCGCTGTTGCCGAAGTCACGGAAATTCAGAATCAGTACACTGAAGGTTTGATCACTGACGGAGAACGCTACAATAAGGTTGTCGATATCTGGGCCAAGTGTACTGAGGACATCGCTTCGACAATGTTGGGTGACCTGTCTGTGGATCGGTTTGAGTCTGAGTCTGGCGAGACCGTTGAGGCGTCTTCATTTAATGCCATTCACATGATGGCCGATTCCGGTGCTCGTGGTAGTGCCCAGCAGATTCGTCAGTTGGCCGGTATGCGTGGTTTGATGGCCAAGCCGTCCGGTGAGATCATTGAAACACCGATTACAGCGAATTTCCGTGAAGGTCTGACCGTACTCCAGTACTTCATCTCGACTCACGGTGCACGTAAGGGTCTGGCGGATACCGCGCTGAAAACCGCGAACTCCGGATATCTGACGCGTCGTCTCGTTGATGTTGCTCAGGATGCTATTATCACGGAGAAGGATTGTGGCACCATTGATGGTATCCTGGTCAGTTCTCTGACTGAGGGTGGTGAGGTTATCGAATCTTTGGGTGACCGTATCCTTGGTCGTGCTGCTCTTGAGGATGTCTGTGATCCGGTGACCGGTGACGTCATTGTTGCTGCCAATCAGGAGATTGACGAAGTTCTGGTCAATAAGATTGAGCAGGCCGGAATTGAGAAGCTCTATATCCGTTCGGTCCTGACCTGTAAGAGTCGCCATGGTATTTGCGCCACCTGTTATGGTCGAGATCTGGCTCGTGGTCATATGGTTAACCTTGGTGAAGCTGTTGGTGTTATTGCGGCTCAATCCATTGGTGAGCCTGGAACCCAGCTGACCATGCGGACCTTCCACATCGGTGGTACGGCCTCGCGTCGTGCCGAGCAGACCTCTCTTGAGGCTCGCTTTGACGGTGAGTTGCAGTTTAGTAACCTGAAAACCGTCGTCGACCGTGAGGGTCATCATGTTGTCATGAGTCGTAATGGTGAAATTGTCATTGTCGATGAAACCGGACGCGAGCGGGAGCGTCATGCTCTGGTTTACGGTTCACGTGTCATGTTTGATCCGGGCACCAAGATCACGGCAGGAGCATTGCTCGCTGAGTGGGACCCGTACACCATGCCGATTCTGACTGAGGTTGGTGGTCGTGTTCACTTCGGTGATGTGATCAGTGGTGTGACCATGGACGAAAAGGTCGATGATGTTACCGGTTTGTCGCGTAAGGTTATCATTGAGTCCAAGGCAACAGACAAACGTCCCCGTCTGACCCTGAAAGACGAAGAGGGTCGTTCGGTGAAGCTGCCCAATGGTTTGGCTGCTCGTTATATGTTGCCGGTCGGAGCCAACATTATCATCCCTGAGGATGAGCTGGTTCAGGCTGGTGATGTCCTGGCGAAGATTCCGCGTGAGACCACCAAAACCAAGGATATCACCGGTGGTCTGCCGCGCGTTGCTGAACTGTTTGAGGCACGTAAGCCCAAAGAGTTTGCCGTTCTCACCGAGATTGATGGCGTCGTAACCTTCGGTAAGGACTCCAAGGGTAAGCGCAAGGTTGTCGTGACCCCGGAGGTGGGTGAGCCGATTGAATATCTGATTCCCAAGGGTAAGCATATCAACGTGCATGAAGGTGATAATGTCCTGGCTGGTGAGCCCTTGATGGATGGTCCTCGCAATCCGCATGATATCCTGCGCGTTCTTGGTGAAAAAGAGTTGGCTAAATACCTGGTTGACGAAGTTCAAGAGGTTTATCGCTTGCAGGGTGTTGCCATCAATGACAAGCACATTGAGACGATTGTTCGTCAAATGTTGCGTCGTGTCCGCATTATCGAAGTGGGGGATACAGACTTCCTGCTTGACGATCAAGTGTCGCGTGTCGACTTTGAAATTGAAAACGACCGCATCATGGAGCAGGATGGCCAGCCGGCCGTTGGTGAACCGATTATGCTGGGTATTACCAAGGCCTCTCTGTCGACGGAATCATTCATTTCGGCGGCGTCGTTCCAAGAGACCACCAAAGTTCTTACCCAGGCATCAATTGAAGGTAAGGTCGACCATTTGCGTGGTTTGAAAGAAAACGTCATCATGGGACGTCTGATTCCGGCAGGTACCGGCATCGTGAAATACCGCAGTGCGACGTTGATGACGCCTGAACCTGAAGAGGAAGTGGTTAATGCTGAGGAAGAGGAGACTGACGACGCCGTTACGGCCGAAGAAGTTTCTGAGTAA
- the rplA gene encoding 50S ribosomal protein L1: MATGKNSIAAKGKVDRAVAYSLSDAVELVKGAAFAKFDETVDLTVRLGVDPRKADQMVRGAVVLPHGLGKSVRVLVFAKGEKAQEALDAGADFVGGDDLVEKIQGGWFDFDTAIATPDMMGVVGKIGRLLGPRGLMPNPKVGTVTFDVGRAVGESKSGKVEYRVEKAGIIHAPVGKVSFDADKLQDNVVSLMDALVKAKPSTAKGTYLKKISLSSTMGPGIQVDVPGIQALVK; the protein is encoded by the coding sequence ATGGCTACAGGTAAAAACAGTATCGCTGCAAAAGGAAAAGTTGACAGAGCTGTTGCTTATTCATTGAGTGACGCCGTTGAATTGGTCAAAGGGGCCGCTTTTGCCAAATTTGATGAGACCGTTGATCTGACCGTACGTCTCGGGGTTGACCCGCGTAAGGCCGATCAGATGGTTCGTGGTGCCGTCGTACTTCCCCATGGTTTGGGTAAGTCGGTCCGCGTTCTGGTGTTCGCCAAAGGTGAAAAAGCACAGGAAGCTCTCGATGCCGGTGCCGACTTTGTCGGCGGCGATGACCTTGTTGAGAAAATCCAGGGCGGTTGGTTCGACTTTGATACCGCAATTGCAACTCCTGATATGATGGGTGTTGTCGGTAAAATTGGTCGCCTTCTTGGTCCCCGTGGCCTGATGCCGAACCCGAAAGTTGGAACAGTTACCTTTGATGTTGGCCGCGCTGTTGGCGAGTCCAAATCGGGTAAAGTAGAATACCGTGTTGAAAAAGCCGGTATTATCCATGCTCCGGTTGGCAAGGTCTCCTTTGATGCAGACAAGCTTCAGGACAATGTTGTTTCTCTGATGGACGCTCTGGTTAAAGCCAAGCCGTCAACGGCTAAGGGAACCTACCTGAAGAAAATCAGTCTCTCAAGTACGATGGGGCCTGGTATTCAGGTTGACGTCCCGGGCATTCAGGCTCTGGTGAAGTAA
- the rplK gene encoding 50S ribosomal protein L11, which produces MAKKVVGQIKLQIPAGKANPSPPVGPALGQHGVNIMEFCKAFNAKTQGDDGMIIPVVITVFADRSFSFITKTPPAAVLLLKAAKIAKGSGVPNKNKVGKVTMDQVLEIARIKMPDLNAFDEDAAVRTIAGTARSMGLEVE; this is translated from the coding sequence ATGGCCAAGAAAGTAGTTGGACAAATTAAGCTGCAAATTCCGGCGGGTAAGGCAAACCCTTCACCTCCTGTCGGCCCGGCACTGGGTCAACATGGTGTTAATATCATGGAATTCTGCAAGGCATTTAATGCCAAGACGCAAGGTGATGATGGGATGATTATCCCTGTTGTAATCACTGTCTTTGCAGACAGGTCTTTCAGCTTTATCACCAAGACCCCACCGGCAGCAGTTCTGCTGTTGAAAGCAGCGAAGATTGCCAAAGGGTCCGGAGTCCCCAACAAGAACAAGGTTGGGAAGGTAACGATGGATCAGGTTCTTGAGATTGCACGTATCAAGATGCCGGATCTGAATGCATTTGATGAAGACGCGGCTGTGCGCACCATTGCTGGTACTGCACGCAGTATGGGTCTTGAAGTCGAATAA
- the rplL gene encoding 50S ribosomal protein L7/L12, with amino-acid sequence MADITKEQVIEFIENMSVLELSELVKELEDKFGVSAAAPVAVAAAGPAGDAGAAAEEKTEFDVVLTGAGDKKINVIKVVRSVTGLGLKEAKEMVDGAPSTVKEAAAKEEAEDIKKQLEEAGASVELK; translated from the coding sequence ATGGCTGATATCACAAAAGAGCAAGTAATTGAATTTATCGAGAACATGTCTGTTCTTGAACTGTCTGAACTGGTAAAAGAACTGGAAGACAAATTTGGTGTTTCTGCTGCAGCTCCTGTTGCTGTTGCTGCTGCCGGCCCTGCTGGCGATGCCGGTGCTGCTGCTGAAGAGAAGACTGAGTTTGACGTTGTTCTGACTGGCGCTGGCGACAAGAAAATCAACGTTATCAAAGTTGTTCGTTCTGTTACCGGTCTGGGCCTCAAAGAAGCCAAAGAGATGGTTGACGGCGCTCCCAGCACTGTTAAAGAAGCTGCTGCTAAGGAAGAAGCTGAAGACATCAAGAAACAACTCGAAGAAGCTGGCGCTTCTGTCGAGCTCAAGTAG